The proteins below come from a single Mya arenaria isolate MELC-2E11 chromosome 6, ASM2691426v1 genomic window:
- the LOC128236645 gene encoding POU domain, class 3, transcription factor 4-like, whose translation MILQNTDVIRETQDHNMAMAASTSGLFMGSSSPTGHSGSPVEFSYGNAQPMPYIHRNFDMKYDDMAKYDMKYMPSQHQNGHGHLNHYAHNPWSIPSDVGSWSNPGMTSHLQTLHADIRDVKPGLQNSDVGNPGTTLHHRPPQHMHSPPGWHSPVTPTHLNLNGNGHQLQHGYGIHGMNGMLSPAHQIHPSLRDHDPADLEGGPHTPSDEDAPSSDDLEVFAKQFKQRRIKLGFTQADVGLALGTLYGNVFSQTTICRFEALQLSFKNMCKLKPLLQKWLEEADNTTGSTTSIDKIAAQGRKRKKRTSIEVTVKGALETHFMKQPKPQAQEITHLADQLQLEKEVVRVWFCNRRQKEKRMTPAAQLGPNGEMMGLSDSEQNDQSPPQRHEMKMNSVNSDSCSPIHPNGSGDVGHMGIGSMGMGSLSSLSSHNPMPPSSGGGHIVSMAHLQSPVSHHHYQQPPGH comes from the coding sequence ATGATTCTTCAAAATACGGATGTAATTCGCGAGACCCAAGACCACAACATGGCGATGGCGGCCTCGACTTCCGGTCTGTTCATGGGCTCGAGCTCCCCGACCGGCCACAGTGGCTCGCCGGTCGAGTTTAGCTACGGAAACGCGCAACCCATGCCTTACATCCACAGAAACtttgatatgaaatatgatGATATGGCAAAGTATGACATGAAATACATGCCTTCTCAACACCAGAATGGTCATGGACACTTGAACCACTACGCTCACAACCCCTGGTCCATCCCCAGTGACGTAGGGTCCTGGTCAAACCCGGGAATGACGTCACACCTGCAAACGCTCCACGCAGATATCCGCGACGTTAAGCCAGGTCTGCAAAACTCGGATGTGGGGAACCCCGGGACAACGCTGCACCACCGGCCACCACAGCATATGCACTCGCCTCCGGGCTGGCACTCGCCGGTAACGCCAACCCACCTCAACCTAAACGGGAACGGCCACCAACTGCAACATGGCTATGGCATCCACGGCATGAATGGCATGCTGTCCCCGGCACACCAGATACACCCGTCCCTCCGGGACCACGACCCCGCGGACTTGGAGGGTGGCCCACATACTCCTTCAGATGAAGACGCTCCCTCGTCCGACGATTTAGAAGTGTTTGCGAAACAATTCAAACAGCGGAGAATAAAACTAGGATTTACGCAGGCAGATGTTGGTTTAGCGCTTGGGACGCTGTATGGTAATGTGTTTAGTCAGACAACTATCTGTAGGTTTGAAGCATTACAACTTAGTTTTAAGAATATGTGTAAATTAAAGCCCTTACTTCAAAAATGGTTGGAAGAGGCGGACAATACAACTGGTTCAACAACCAGCATAGACAAGATTGCCGCTCAGGGTAGAAAGCGCAAAAAGCGAACAAGTATTGAAGTGACGGTCAAAGGGGCTCTGGAGACCCATTTCATGAAACAGCCCAAGCCCCAGGCTCAGGAAATCACGCATTTGGCCGACCAACTACAGCTGGAGAAAGAAGTGGTCCGCGTTTGGTTCTGCAACAGACGTCAGAAGGAGAAGCGCATGACGCCAGCAGCCCAGCTGGGGCCGAATGGTGAGATGATGGGCCTCTCAGACAGCGAGCAGAACGACCAGTCGCCGCCTCAGCGACACGAGATGAAAATGAACAGTGTAAACAGTGACTCGTGTAGCCCGATCCATCCGAACGGCTCTGGTGACGTCGGCCACATGGGTATCGGGTCCATGGGGATGGGCAGCCTTTCATCGCTCTCCTCACACAACCCTATGCCGCCTTCTTCCGGTGGCGGACACATCGTCTCTATGGCGCACCTGCAGTCACCAGTTTCTCACCACCACTACCAGCAGCCGCCTGGACATTGA